From the Bacillota bacterium genome, one window contains:
- a CDS encoding acetate--CoA ligase family protein, with amino-acid sequence MDVLYYPESIVIIGLSAKPTNIPRITLENLLRWGYRGRIFGINPGSDELHVDGIKMYQDIEDLPEVPDLAFCLVPARYVPDIVNRCGQFGIKRMAISSGGFSEYSVEGKSLADQTMAHARKHGIRFIGPNGLTVANTDNGLCLPFVPLHKAPQGEMSIISQSGGISLAILNYLLDENIGLAKFASMGNKLDLDEVDFLEYFGDDPRTGVICLYLESLSRGREFVEVARRIDKPVVVYKGNVSAAGKKAAMSHTAAISNDEEIIDSAFEEAGVIRVHNILDFIELTKAFRLPPMRGRRVMVMSPAGGFSVLTADLCEKEGFAFADMGKGFYKSLEKFSNAGVIKFSNPLDMGDIYDPQLMAHVIYTVMHAEQVDGSMFVSLRPQMPQGDDVFRKMFLSDLSKETWGTILSAGKPLGVCLFGPTRMIQQTKRSVEFPVFNSPEKMVKALAQQMKYYERKQTLAEQEILAPPPGIDLQSARAWLEGKKGDYGEELLDLLGVYGIPVVASRVASDPEEAVAHAGELGYPVAMKVISPDALHKTDAGGVALGINDRSGVVDNFKSIRDNLLEYKQDALFEGVRIQKMAPDGYDMFVGGKHDPSFGPVVYFGLGGIFMEMFADVANILCPASPAAILARLERLKACRMLEGQRGKYPGDVDAFVDLIVRVSHLLWECPRIQELDINPVRVFFNQGGSMALDARARIV; translated from the coding sequence ATGGATGTACTCTATTATCCGGAATCAATCGTTATCATCGGGCTATCCGCCAAACCGACCAATATTCCCAGGATCACACTGGAAAATTTGCTTCGCTGGGGGTACAGGGGGCGGATATTCGGCATCAATCCCGGGAGTGATGAACTGCACGTGGATGGTATCAAGATGTACCAGGACATAGAGGACCTGCCCGAGGTTCCTGATCTTGCCTTCTGTCTGGTTCCGGCCCGTTATGTCCCCGATATCGTGAATCGCTGCGGTCAATTTGGTATCAAGAGGATGGCTATCTCTTCCGGCGGGTTTTCCGAGTACAGTGTGGAGGGGAAGTCCCTGGCGGATCAGACCATGGCCCATGCTCGCAAACATGGAATCCGTTTTATAGGCCCCAACGGTCTGACCGTGGCCAATACCGATAATGGTCTTTGCCTGCCATTCGTCCCCCTGCACAAAGCACCCCAGGGAGAGATGTCCATCATTTCCCAGAGCGGCGGCATTTCACTGGCCATACTCAATTATCTTCTGGATGAAAATATCGGTCTGGCCAAATTTGCAAGTATGGGCAACAAGCTTGATCTGGATGAAGTTGATTTCCTGGAATATTTCGGTGATGACCCGCGTACCGGTGTGATCTGCCTCTATCTGGAAAGCCTTTCCCGGGGAAGGGAGTTTGTTGAAGTGGCCCGCAGGATTGACAAGCCTGTCGTTGTTTACAAGGGGAATGTCTCCGCGGCGGGTAAAAAAGCTGCCATGAGCCACACGGCGGCGATCAGCAACGATGAGGAGATTATCGATTCGGCTTTCGAGGAAGCCGGCGTTATCCGTGTCCATAACATTCTTGACTTTATCGAGCTTACCAAGGCATTTCGCCTGCCCCCCATGCGTGGAAGGCGAGTCATGGTCATGAGTCCGGCCGGGGGGTTTTCGGTCTTGACTGCGGACCTTTGCGAGAAAGAAGGTTTCGCGTTTGCGGATATGGGTAAAGGGTTTTACAAGAGTCTTGAAAAATTCAGCAATGCCGGAGTGATCAAATTTTCCAATCCCCTGGACATGGGTGACATCTACGATCCGCAACTGATGGCTCATGTGATATATACGGTGATGCACGCCGAACAGGTTGACGGTTCGATGTTCGTTAGTTTGAGACCCCAGATGCCACAGGGAGATGATGTTTTTCGCAAGATGTTTCTGTCAGATCTCTCGAAGGAAACCTGGGGTACAATCCTCTCCGCCGGAAAACCGCTGGGTGTTTGTCTGTTCGGCCCCACGAGAATGATCCAGCAGACCAAACGGTCCGTGGAGTTTCCGGTCTTCAATTCCCCGGAAAAAATGGTGAAGGCATTGGCCCAGCAGATGAAATATTACGAACGAAAGCAGACCCTTGCCGAGCAAGAAATATTGGCCCCTCCACCGGGAATTGATCTACAATCCGCCCGGGCATGGCTTGAGGGGAAAAAAGGGGATTATGGAGAAGAGCTGCTCGATCTCCTGGGCGTATATGGTATACCGGTGGTTGCATCCAGGGTTGCTTCCGACCCGGAAGAGGCGGTCGCCCATGCAGGTGAACTGGGTTATCCTGTAGCCATGAAAGTTATCTCACCCGATGCCTTGCACAAGACGGACGCGGGAGGAGTGGCTCTGGGCATAAATGATCGTTCCGGGGTTGTGGATAACTTCAAATCCATCCGTGACAATTTGCTTGAATACAAACAGGATGCACTTTTTGAAGGGGTGAGGATCCAGAAGATGGCTCCGGATGGGTACGATATGTTTGTGGGTGGTAAACATGACCCTTCCTTCGGCCCGGTGGTTTACTTCGGTTTGGGGGGTATATTCATGGAAATGTTTGCCGATGTGGCCAATATTCTTTGTCCTGCCTCACCGGCCGCTATACTGGCCCGGCTTGAACGCTTGAAAGCTTGCAGAATGCTTGAGGGGCAACGTGGGAAATACCCCGGCGATGTGGACGCATTTGTTGATCTGATCGTGCGGGTTTCCCATCTGTTATGGGAGTGCCCCCGGATACAGGAACTGGATATCAACCCTGTTCGTGTCTTTTTCAATCAGGGTGGATCCATGGCCCTGGATGCCCGCGCTCGCATTGTTTGA
- a CDS encoding SDR family oxidoreductase codes for MEKLKGKKILITGAALGIGRCMAKLFARDGCELILTDLNETSLKQAVEELSGDGVKVHSYVVDVSNREEVEKMAADVIENIGNIDILINNAGIGHSGEIIETSLEKWKKLMDVNFWGPLYHIYAFLPSMVKAGKGHIVNMSSGQAFYRLPTWGPYAIIKLALGGFSELLRFELKKFKLKVTTVYPFMVNTGFYDDVEGETLGTKLSMKLLPYYSMTPEKVARIVYRAVKKQKPVEMVSVMNDIGAFSRSFGPLSNLITAVSLGFLGKNPEQLKENLLG; via the coding sequence ATGGAAAAGTTGAAGGGAAAGAAAATCTTGATTACCGGGGCTGCTCTGGGAATTGGCCGTTGCATGGCAAAGCTCTTTGCCAGGGATGGCTGCGAACTTATTTTGACCGATTTGAATGAAACTTCCCTGAAGCAGGCGGTAGAAGAACTGAGCGGGGATGGCGTCAAGGTGCATTCCTACGTTGTAGATGTTTCGAACCGCGAAGAGGTAGAAAAAATGGCCGCAGATGTTATTGAAAACATCGGTAACATTGATATTTTGATCAACAATGCCGGCATAGGACATAGCGGTGAAATCATCGAAACTTCCCTGGAAAAGTGGAAGAAGCTGATGGATGTAAATTTCTGGGGTCCTCTTTATCATATCTATGCCTTCTTGCCATCCATGGTCAAAGCAGGAAAGGGGCATATCGTGAATATGTCATCCGGCCAGGCCTTCTACAGGCTGCCTACCTGGGGGCCATATGCCATCATCAAACTTGCTCTTGGTGGTTTTTCAGAGCTTCTTCGTTTTGAACTGAAGAAGTTCAAACTTAAAGTGACTACAGTGTATCCTTTCATGGTCAACACGGGTTTTTACGATGACGTTGAAGGGGAGACCCTTGGTACAAAATTGTCAATGAAATTGTTGCCGTACTATTCAATGACACCGGAAAAGGTGGCCAGGATAGTTTACAGGGCGGTCAAGAAACAAAAACCTGTGGAGATGGTCTCTGTTATGAACGATATCGGAGCATTTAGCCGTTCATTCGGTCCCCTTTCCAATCTGATAACCGCGGTTTCCCTGGGATTTCTGGGTAAAAACCCGGAGCAGTTGAAAGAAAATCTACTCGGTTGA
- a CDS encoding DnaJ domain-containing protein, which translates to MAAKFQDYYEILGIDRDASDQEIKSAYRQLARKWHPDMHPRSDKEKVEKKFKRINEAYEVLKDPEKRSRYDHLGSRWKDGQDFQPPPDMDGFHFYTSQDFAGSDFGGGGFSDFFEMLFGRAAAGRAGGGPGKIQGENLESELKLTIEEAYRGTVKTVRLTGSRVCPECGGAAIVGGRYCPRCGGTGALPEDKTIDIKVPAGVRRGSRIRLKGQGGEGLGGGARGDLLLKIDILPHPLFQLKGNDLESELRLRPEQAVLGDRVPVQTLDGRVNVVVPAGSRYGKKLRLRGKGFPDKQKKRGDHYIRLVIDLPHNLTDEEKKLYRQLRDLRPGGK; encoded by the coding sequence ATGGCCGCAAAATTTCAGGATTATTACGAGATCCTGGGAATAGATCGGGATGCATCGGATCAGGAAATAAAGTCTGCCTATCGCCAACTGGCACGGAAATGGCATCCGGACATGCATCCTCGGAGCGACAAGGAAAAAGTAGAAAAGAAATTCAAGAGGATCAACGAGGCTTACGAGGTGCTGAAGGATCCGGAAAAAAGATCTCGCTATGATCATCTGGGAAGCAGATGGAAGGATGGGCAGGATTTTCAGCCTCCCCCCGATATGGATGGTTTTCATTTTTACACCTCACAGGATTTTGCCGGTTCTGATTTCGGGGGAGGGGGATTCAGTGACTTTTTCGAGATGCTTTTTGGGCGTGCTGCAGCCGGCCGTGCCGGGGGCGGCCCGGGTAAAATACAGGGCGAAAACCTGGAAAGTGAACTCAAGCTGACCATTGAAGAAGCTTACCGGGGAACGGTCAAAACTGTAAGGTTGACCGGAAGCAGGGTCTGTCCGGAATGTGGAGGTGCAGCCATTGTTGGTGGAAGGTATTGTCCCCGCTGCGGAGGTACCGGTGCCCTTCCGGAGGACAAAACCATCGATATCAAGGTGCCGGCGGGTGTCAGGAGAGGGAGCCGCATCCGCCTCAAAGGCCAGGGAGGCGAAGGCCTGGGAGGAGGCGCCCGTGGAGATCTTCTCTTGAAAATTGATATTCTGCCACATCCGCTATTCCAACTGAAAGGCAATGATCTGGAATCGGAGTTAAGATTGCGCCCGGAACAGGCGGTTCTGGGCGACCGTGTTCCTGTACAGACTCTGGATGGCCGGGTTAACGTGGTTGTGCCGGCCGGGAGCAGGTATGGAAAAAAACTGCGTCTGCGGGGAAAAGGATTTCCCGACAAACAGAAAAAACGTGGGGATCATTATATTCGACTGGTTATCGATCTGCCCCACAATCTGACCGATGAGGAAAAAAAGCTTTATCGACAGTTGAGGGATCTTCGCCCGGGTGGGAAATAA